The Mesobacillus jeotgali genome window below encodes:
- a CDS encoding response regulator transcription factor — translation MEKIRVAVVDDHEMVRKGIISYLETEPCIEIVGEADSGKRAVSLVKDTKPDVVLMDLLMENGTGIEATKEILSFYPECKIIIITSFYDDEQVFPAIEAGAFSYMLKTASASEVIRAIEKASRGETVIEPKVANRMMKRLRPQERKPHDELTERELEVLKCIGEGMTNQQISEELFIGVKTVKTHVSNILGKLGLSDRTQAAVYANRNGLIKMP, via the coding sequence ATGGAGAAAATCAGGGTGGCGGTAGTGGATGATCATGAAATGGTCCGAAAAGGCATCATTTCCTATTTGGAAACCGAACCGTGTATTGAGATCGTCGGCGAGGCAGATTCCGGAAAAAGGGCTGTTTCACTAGTGAAAGATACAAAACCTGATGTTGTACTAATGGATCTGTTAATGGAGAATGGGACGGGAATTGAAGCAACAAAGGAGATTCTAAGTTTCTACCCAGAATGCAAAATCATCATCATCACGAGCTTTTATGACGATGAACAAGTTTTTCCGGCAATCGAAGCAGGAGCATTCAGCTATATGCTAAAAACAGCTTCTGCATCAGAAGTCATCAGGGCGATTGAAAAAGCGTCCAGAGGAGAAACGGTCATTGAACCAAAGGTAGCCAACAGGATGATGAAAAGATTAAGGCCACAGGAGCGGAAGCCACACGATGAACTGACAGAAAGGGAGCTTGAAGTACTGAAATGTATTGGAGAAGGAATGACGAATCAGCAAATCAGCGAGGAGTTATTCATCGGCGTGAAAACGGTCAAAACCCATGTTTCCAATATTCTGGGTAAACTTGGTTTGTCCGACAGAACCCAGGCTGCAGTATACGCAAACCGGAACGGATTGATTAAGATGCCATAA
- a CDS encoding antibiotic biosynthesis monooxygenase: protein MNLFITSGTADFLLKIKEKHQAENMVLMNNNESSILVHETENKTLFSSPRKYEVIDSAGQLGHEGFAVFNNIPVTDEGRPLFEDRFLNRPRLIENEPGFVAIRVLRPLSSNTYIILTIWENEGAFENWQKSKAYAHAHKNRGTEAGIDGARPNIFESASYVSKYYIEGE from the coding sequence ATGAATCTATTCATAACTTCGGGAACTGCTGATTTTCTGTTAAAAATAAAAGAAAAACACCAGGCCGAAAACATGGTCCTGATGAACAACAACGAATCATCCATCCTAGTCCATGAAACTGAAAACAAGACATTATTCAGTTCGCCTAGGAAATATGAAGTGATTGATTCAGCAGGCCAACTTGGCCATGAAGGCTTTGCTGTTTTTAACAATATCCCTGTAACCGATGAGGGAAGACCGCTATTTGAGGACCGCTTCCTTAACCGGCCAAGACTCATCGAGAACGAACCAGGTTTTGTCGCCATCCGTGTACTGCGGCCATTGAGCTCCAACACTTATATCATTTTGACCATCTGGGAAAATGAAGGAGCATTCGAAAACTGGCAAAAATCCAAAGCCTATGCACATGCACATAAGAATCGCGGGACAGAGGCTGGAATTGATGGAGCAAGACCTAATATTTTCGAAAGCGCCTCATATGTCTCAAAATACTATATTGAAGGCGAATGA
- a CDS encoding HIT family protein, with translation MSDCIFCKIINGDIPSSKVYEDENVLAFLDISQVTKGHTLVIPKVHKKNVYELTDEIAANVFKAVPKVANAIKAAYDPIGLNVLQNNGEAAGQSVFHFHMHLIPRYGNGDGFGAVWKTHQDQYTTDDYQKIAAEINSKM, from the coding sequence ATGAGTGATTGTATTTTTTGCAAAATCATCAATGGCGACATCCCATCAAGCAAGGTTTACGAGGACGAAAATGTACTGGCTTTCCTCGATATCAGCCAGGTAACGAAGGGACATACACTTGTCATTCCTAAAGTACATAAGAAAAATGTCTATGAATTAACAGATGAAATTGCCGCGAATGTATTCAAGGCAGTTCCAAAAGTCGCCAATGCCATCAAGGCTGCCTATGACCCGATCGGATTGAATGTCCTGCAAAATAACGGTGAAGCCGCCGGGCAATCTGTCTTCCACTTCCATATGCACTTGATTCCGCGCTATGGCAATGGAGATGGCTTCGGCGCAGTCTGGAAAACCCACCAGGATCAATATACCACGGACGATTATCAAAAAATCGCCGCAGAAATCAATAGCAAGATGTAG
- a CDS encoding ABC transporter ATP-binding protein — protein MSLLEINEVTGGYTRNPVLKNVSFTVNKNEIVGLIGLNGAGKSTTIKHVIGLMEPHKGDIKINGRTFLEGKEEYRKQFTFVPETPILYEELTLEEHLRLTAMAYGLEEKEYERRIDALLKEFRMSKRLKWFPAHFSKGMKQKVMIMCAFLVQPSLYIVDEPFVGLDPLGIQSLLDLMDKMKENGAGILMSTHILATAERYCDRFVILHNGEVRAHGTLEELREQFKMPGATLDDLYIQLTKEEDYV, from the coding sequence ATGTCTTTATTGGAAATTAACGAGGTAACCGGCGGTTATACAAGGAATCCGGTTTTGAAAAATGTGAGCTTCACTGTCAATAAAAATGAAATCGTGGGATTGATTGGACTGAACGGTGCCGGAAAAAGTACGACAATCAAGCATGTGATCGGTCTGATGGAACCTCATAAAGGCGACATCAAAATCAATGGCAGAACCTTCTTAGAAGGCAAGGAAGAATATAGGAAACAGTTCACCTTTGTGCCGGAAACACCAATTCTTTATGAAGAGTTGACACTTGAAGAGCATCTGCGGCTGACCGCCATGGCATATGGACTTGAAGAAAAGGAATATGAACGACGCATTGATGCTTTATTGAAGGAATTCAGGATGAGCAAAAGGCTTAAGTGGTTTCCTGCGCATTTTTCAAAAGGGATGAAGCAGAAGGTCATGATCATGTGTGCATTTTTAGTACAACCTTCCCTGTATATCGTTGATGAGCCATTTGTCGGTCTCGATCCCCTTGGAATTCAATCTTTGCTGGATTTGATGGACAAGATGAAGGAAAATGGTGCCGGGATACTAATGTCGACGCATATTCTCGCAACGGCTGAACGTTACTGTGATCGTTTTGTCATTCTTCATAATGGCGAGGTCAGGGCGCATGGGACGCTTGAAGAGCTAAGGGAGCAGTTCAAGATGCCTGGAGCAACACTTGATGACCTGTATATCCAATTGACGAAGGAAGAAGACTATGTTTAA
- a CDS encoding EcsC family protein, whose product MNEYELKAYEEVVAWKRKLNKRSSLFARASKKAQTKVNQLIPDKVHQLLTESIKNMVKATLAGSNYTTKKQQGTGLTLAEKDQQLLKKLSAYKRTAAVEGAGTGAGGILLGMADFPLLLSIKMKFLFDAASVYGFDPSRYEERLFILYVFQLAFSSDEHRKQTLDLIENWEARKAELTELDWQQFQQEYRDYIDFVKMLQLMPGIGAVVGAYANYNLLDQLGETAMNVYRMRILQTPPQL is encoded by the coding sequence TTGAATGAATATGAATTAAAGGCATATGAAGAGGTAGTTGCCTGGAAGCGGAAGCTGAATAAACGTTCAAGCCTATTTGCGCGGGCATCAAAGAAAGCACAGACAAAGGTGAATCAGTTGATTCCCGACAAAGTCCATCAACTCTTGACGGAAAGCATTAAGAACATGGTCAAGGCGACATTGGCCGGATCGAATTATACGACGAAGAAGCAGCAGGGTACGGGGCTGACTCTTGCTGAAAAAGACCAGCAGCTTCTTAAAAAGCTGTCGGCGTACAAGAGGACAGCTGCAGTTGAAGGGGCCGGGACTGGAGCAGGCGGGATATTGCTGGGAATGGCGGATTTTCCATTGCTTTTATCGATAAAAATGAAATTCCTTTTTGATGCTGCGTCTGTCTATGGGTTTGATCCATCAAGATATGAAGAAAGGCTGTTCATCCTATATGTATTTCAGCTGGCTTTTTCAAGTGATGAGCATCGTAAGCAGACACTGGATTTGATTGAGAATTGGGAAGCAAGAAAAGCTGAATTGACCGAGCTGGATTGGCAGCAATTCCAACAGGAGTACAGAGATTATATCGATTTTGTCAAAATGCTGCAGCTGATGCCTGGGATTGGAGCTGTTGTTGGAGCTTATGCAAATTACAATCTTCTTGACCAGCTTGGAGAAACAGCGATGAACGTATATAGAATGAGGATACTGCAAACACCTCCGCAGCTATGA
- the hemH gene encoding ferrochelatase has protein sequence MTKKKMGLLVMAYGTPYKEEDIERYYTHIRHGRPPAPEMLEDLKQRYEAIGGISPLAKITVEQGEKLEQHLNSVQDEIEFKMYLGLKHIEPFIEDAVKQMHDDGIKEAVSIVLAPHFSTFSVKSYNGRAKEEAEKLGGLEIVSVEQWYDEPKFIKYWADRVSKTFAEMPADERENAVLIVSAHSLPEKILQMGDPYPEQLKETADLIAKQANLKNYEVGWQSAGNTPEPWLGPDVQDLTRELFEKNGYKAFVYVPAGFVSDHLEVLYDNDYECKVVTEEIGASYYRPAMPNTEPEFIDALADVILKKLSTSR, from the coding sequence ATGACTAAGAAAAAGATGGGTTTGCTTGTGATGGCATATGGCACGCCCTACAAAGAAGAAGATATTGAACGTTACTATACACATATCCGCCACGGCCGTCCGCCGGCACCGGAAATGCTTGAAGACTTGAAACAGCGCTATGAAGCAATCGGCGGCATTTCACCACTTGCAAAAATCACGGTGGAACAGGGCGAAAAGCTCGAACAGCATCTGAACAGCGTTCAGGATGAGATTGAATTCAAAATGTATCTTGGTTTGAAACATATCGAGCCGTTCATCGAGGATGCCGTGAAGCAAATGCATGATGATGGCATTAAAGAGGCAGTAAGCATCGTGCTGGCACCGCATTTTTCAACCTTCAGTGTAAAATCGTATAATGGACGAGCTAAAGAAGAAGCAGAAAAGCTAGGCGGACTTGAAATTGTATCAGTCGAGCAGTGGTACGATGAACCGAAATTCATTAAGTACTGGGCAGACAGAGTAAGTAAAACCTTTGCGGAAATGCCTGCTGACGAGCGCGAAAACGCAGTATTGATCGTTTCTGCCCATAGCCTTCCTGAGAAGATTCTCCAAATGGGTGATCCTTATCCTGAACAGTTAAAAGAAACAGCGGATCTGATCGCAAAGCAGGCAAACCTGAAAAATTACGAAGTTGGCTGGCAGAGTGCTGGCAACACGCCTGAGCCTTGGCTAGGGCCTGATGTCCAGGACTTGACGAGGGAACTGTTCGAAAAGAATGGCTATAAAGCATTTGTTTATGTGCCGGCAGGGTTTGTTTCCGACCATCTGGAAGTACTGTATGACAATGATTATGAATGTAAAGTCGTGACAGAAGAAATCGGAGCCAGCTATTACAGGCCGGCGATGCCGAATACAGAGCCTGAATTCATCGATGCACTGGCAGATGTCATTTTAAAGAAGCTGTCAACATCACGCTAA
- the liaF gene encoding cell wall-active antibiotics response protein LiaF: MGTRSVNQIAAAVILSGLGIILLLVNLGVISLEIKELFVVTYPFLLLVYGLVLLMRKQFGWGSFITLFSSLLIMDRFDVIDFRFLDVWKLWPLVLIYFGAAILFKSKKIKVMYQTDISSTKEMSEASLKKIRGVSIGNVTFKKQNWAVEPMDLYNMVGEYFIDFSKGFIPDRETPIRVRGWIGEVKMLIPEDVPVKIDAVIGVGEVKLFDYAQEQIKHVVAYKSDDYDQAVRKLNITIELKIGSVRIDRV, encoded by the coding sequence TTGGGGACACGTTCGGTGAATCAGATAGCTGCGGCTGTCATACTATCAGGTCTGGGAATTATACTTCTGCTAGTTAACTTAGGTGTCATTTCCTTGGAAATAAAAGAGCTTTTTGTCGTAACCTATCCTTTTTTACTACTAGTCTATGGATTAGTGCTATTGATGAGAAAGCAGTTCGGATGGGGATCATTCATCACCCTTTTTTCATCGTTGCTGATCATGGACCGTTTTGATGTGATTGATTTTCGATTTCTTGATGTCTGGAAGCTATGGCCGCTAGTGTTGATCTATTTTGGGGCAGCCATTCTTTTTAAAAGTAAAAAAATAAAGGTTATGTACCAAACTGATATATCGTCAACGAAGGAGATGTCTGAAGCCTCCTTAAAGAAAATACGAGGGGTTTCGATTGGAAATGTGACATTCAAAAAGCAGAACTGGGCAGTCGAACCTATGGATTTATACAATATGGTCGGGGAATATTTTATCGACTTCAGCAAAGGCTTCATTCCGGACAGGGAGACGCCAATAAGGGTAAGAGGCTGGATTGGTGAAGTGAAGATGCTCATACCGGAGGATGTCCCGGTAAAGATTGATGCGGTCATTGGTGTCGGTGAAGTAAAGCTATTCGATTATGCGCAGGAGCAAATAAAACACGTCGTCGCCTATAAGTCGGATGATTATGACCAGGCAGTAAGGAAGTTGAATATTACGATTGAATTGAAGATCGGTTCTGTAAGAATTGATCGAGTGTAG
- a CDS encoding ABC transporter permease — protein MFNPQHLWKERFGTFAKETGSYLRYIFNGHLVIVVLFLLGTAAFYYQEWIATLQPDFPAAWIIALVLASILTYSPIQTFLTEADKIFLLPLETRLNDYFRKSIVFSLSLQSYLLLMVLAVLMPLHVKIHDADFKSFFILLIALILIKWLNILIRWNVQYFIEKNVRLTDSVIRFCINVVLLYFIFSGAQLIFVAVPIAALILLNLYYQKQAKDKGLKWEQLIEDEERRMNAFYRVANMFTDVPKLRDRTKRRKWLDWLVNVIPYRQDLAFSHLYLRTFARSGDYFGLLVRLSLIGGAALYFLTYGPGQIFLALLFMYLTGFQLLPLWNHHQNKLWVGLYPVPEKARKKSFTSLLLGIMIFQAALFAAAVLIKGEWLSALIVLASGIAFSLFFVYFYSQSKLKS, from the coding sequence ATGTTTAATCCGCAGCACTTATGGAAGGAGCGTTTCGGTACCTTTGCCAAGGAAACGGGAAGCTACCTTCGATACATTTTTAATGGCCATTTAGTGATTGTCGTGCTGTTTTTATTGGGAACAGCAGCTTTTTACTATCAAGAGTGGATTGCAACGCTGCAGCCGGATTTCCCGGCGGCATGGATCATAGCTTTGGTTCTTGCATCCATACTTACATATAGTCCAATCCAGACATTTTTGACTGAGGCGGATAAAATCTTCCTGCTGCCGCTCGAAACAAGGTTGAATGATTATTTCAGGAAATCGATCGTATTCAGCCTGAGCCTGCAATCCTATTTATTGCTGATGGTACTCGCTGTGCTCATGCCGCTGCATGTAAAAATACATGATGCCGACTTCAAATCGTTTTTCATCCTATTGATCGCACTCATCCTGATAAAATGGTTGAATATTTTGATACGATGGAATGTACAGTATTTCATCGAAAAAAATGTTAGATTGACAGACAGTGTCATTCGTTTTTGTATCAATGTGGTGCTTTTGTATTTTATCTTCTCAGGAGCCCAGCTGATCTTTGTGGCGGTTCCGATCGCAGCCTTGATCCTGCTGAACTTGTATTATCAAAAACAGGCGAAAGACAAAGGCTTGAAGTGGGAGCAGTTGATTGAGGACGAAGAAAGACGGATGAACGCCTTTTATCGCGTGGCCAATATGTTTACGGATGTTCCGAAGCTGCGGGACCGCACGAAAAGGAGAAAATGGCTTGACTGGCTGGTTAATGTCATTCCATACAGGCAGGACCTGGCCTTCAGCCATCTATACTTAAGGACTTTCGCAAGGTCCGGGGATTATTTTGGATTGCTGGTCCGCCTTTCGCTGATAGGGGGAGCCGCGCTTTATTTCCTCACTTATGGGCCGGGGCAAATTTTTCTCGCTTTGCTATTCATGTATTTGACAGGGTTCCAGCTATTGCCCTTATGGAACCATCACCAAAACAAACTATGGGTGGGGCTGTACCCAGTGCCAGAGAAGGCAAGAAAGAAATCCTTCACAAGCTTGCTATTGGGAATCATGATCTTCCAGGCAGCTTTATTTGCTGCAGCAGTCCTGATTAAAGGGGAATGGCTGTCTGCCTTGATTGTATTGGCATCCGGCATCGCATTCTCGCTGTTTTTTGTTTATTTTTACAGCCAAAGCAAATTGAAATCCTAG
- a CDS encoding M20 family metallopeptidase, which yields MQDQLFRKIDTLFPEMVEIRRYMHQHPELSFQEVNTAKYIQSFYEKLGAKVRANVGGNGVVATIQGAKPGKTVALRADFDALPIQDEKEVPYKSLVPGVMHACGHDGHTATLLVLAKVLYENKENLQGTYVMIHQHAEEYAPGGAISMIEDGCLDGVDVIFGTHLWATEPTGTIQYRIGPIMAAADRFEIAIQGKGGHGAQPHKTKDAIVTGAQLVSTLQQIVSRRVDPVDSAVVTVGSFVADNAFNVIADKAKLIGTVRTFNESTRDFIAAEIEKVVHGTCLATDCTYDYQYDKGYPAVVNHAAETEFLIDCATKVPEVTKIEESALQMGGEDFAYYLQNVKGTFFFTGAKPETNGSYPHHHPRFDFDEKAMVIAAKTLCAAALNYQTKEQNKREKSETLA from the coding sequence TTGCAGGATCAGCTTTTCAGAAAAATAGATACCCTTTTTCCGGAAATGGTGGAAATCCGCCGGTATATGCACCAACATCCTGAGTTGTCTTTTCAGGAAGTGAACACAGCAAAATATATTCAATCATTCTACGAAAAACTTGGCGCAAAGGTCCGCGCAAATGTGGGAGGAAATGGAGTAGTCGCAACAATCCAAGGTGCAAAGCCTGGAAAAACGGTCGCGCTCAGAGCTGATTTTGATGCCTTGCCGATTCAAGATGAGAAGGAAGTGCCATATAAATCATTGGTTCCCGGTGTGATGCATGCTTGCGGACATGATGGACATACAGCAACATTATTGGTTCTCGCAAAGGTATTATACGAAAACAAGGAAAACTTGCAGGGTACATATGTCATGATTCACCAGCATGCTGAAGAATACGCTCCAGGCGGGGCCATCTCAATGATTGAAGACGGCTGTCTTGATGGAGTAGATGTAATTTTCGGCACCCATCTGTGGGCCACTGAACCGACGGGTACCATCCAGTACCGGATCGGACCCATAATGGCGGCAGCTGACCGGTTTGAAATAGCGATCCAGGGAAAAGGCGGACACGGTGCCCAGCCGCATAAGACAAAGGACGCCATCGTCACCGGAGCACAGCTTGTTTCGACCTTGCAGCAAATTGTCAGCAGACGAGTGGACCCTGTCGATTCTGCCGTTGTGACCGTCGGTTCTTTCGTTGCAGACAATGCCTTTAATGTAATTGCCGATAAAGCGAAGCTGATCGGCACTGTCAGGACATTCAACGAATCTACCCGGGATTTCATTGCAGCGGAAATTGAAAAAGTAGTCCATGGCACATGCCTGGCAACAGACTGCACCTATGATTACCAATATGATAAAGGCTATCCTGCTGTCGTCAACCATGCAGCAGAAACTGAATTCCTGATTGACTGCGCAACAAAGGTTCCAGAAGTGACTAAAATAGAAGAAAGTGCCCTTCAAATGGGCGGTGAAGATTTTGCCTACTATCTACAGAATGTTAAAGGCACCTTCTTCTTCACCGGAGCTAAGCCTGAAACAAACGGGTCCTATCCACACCATCACCCAAGATTCGATTTTGACGAAAAAGCGATGGTCATCGCGGCAAAGACTCTTTGTGCAGCCGCACTCAACTATCAAACAAAAGAACAAAACAAGCGTGAAAAAAGTGAGACACTAGCATAA
- the hemE gene encoding uroporphyrinogen decarboxylase: MSKVINDTFLKAARGEATDYVPVWYMRQAGRSQPEYREIKEKYSLFEITHQPELCAYVTRLPVEQYDVDAAILYKDIMTPLPAMGVDVEIKSGIGPVISNPVKSLSDVEKLGAINPESDIPYVLDTIKLLTEEQLSVPLIGFSGAPFTLASYMIEGGPSKNYNKTKAFMYAQPEAWFALMDKLGDMVITYVKSQIKAGAKAIQIFDSWVGALNVQDYRTFIKPVMNRIFSELKKENVPLIMFGVGASHLAMEWNDLPLDVVGLDWRLQVSEARELGIQKTVMGNLDPAILLAPWNVIEERAKAILDQGMAQPGYIFNLGHGVFPSVNPETLKKLTAFIHEYSASKLGK; the protein is encoded by the coding sequence ATGAGCAAGGTGATTAATGATACATTTTTAAAAGCAGCCAGAGGAGAAGCTACAGATTACGTTCCTGTCTGGTATATGAGACAAGCAGGCAGGTCACAGCCTGAATATAGAGAAATCAAGGAGAAATACTCTTTATTTGAAATAACGCACCAGCCTGAGCTTTGTGCATATGTTACAAGGCTTCCTGTAGAACAATACGACGTTGATGCGGCGATTCTTTACAAGGATATCATGACCCCGCTGCCAGCAATGGGAGTAGATGTAGAAATTAAATCAGGGATCGGACCTGTCATTTCCAACCCTGTAAAATCATTGTCTGATGTTGAAAAATTGGGTGCGATCAACCCAGAATCAGATATTCCGTATGTGCTTGATACAATCAAGCTGCTGACAGAAGAACAGCTGTCTGTTCCATTGATCGGTTTCTCGGGAGCGCCGTTTACCCTTGCAAGCTACATGATTGAAGGCGGGCCTTCAAAGAATTACAACAAGACAAAGGCATTCATGTACGCCCAGCCGGAAGCGTGGTTCGCGTTGATGGACAAGCTAGGAGATATGGTGATTACATATGTGAAATCCCAAATCAAGGCCGGTGCTAAAGCAATCCAAATTTTTGATTCATGGGTAGGAGCATTGAATGTCCAGGATTACCGTACATTCATCAAGCCCGTTATGAACAGGATTTTTTCTGAACTTAAGAAAGAAAATGTACCATTGATCATGTTTGGTGTTGGTGCAAGCCATCTTGCCATGGAATGGAACGACCTTCCGCTTGATGTAGTGGGACTGGATTGGCGTCTTCAGGTGAGCGAGGCTCGCGAACTTGGAATCCAGAAAACTGTCATGGGGAACCTTGATCCTGCAATCCTTCTTGCACCATGGAATGTGATCGAAGAAAGGGCAAAAGCGATTCTTGACCAGGGTATGGCACAGCCAGGCTACATCTTCAACCTGGGCCACGGGGTATTCCCATCTGTGAACCCTGAGACATTGAAAAAGCTGACGGCTTTCATCCACGAGTACTCTGCCTCAAAATTAGGCAAATAG
- the serC gene encoding 3-phosphoserine/phosphohydroxythreonine transaminase, with protein sequence MKRALNFNAGPAALPEAVLAKAEKEMMNYRSSGMGVMELSHRSKEFEDINEQTMNLMRSLLSIPDDYEILFLQGGASLQFTMVPMNLLEEGSSASYVLTGTWAEKALKEAQKIGNAVIAASSKDVNYRSIPSTSKFDIPDDSSYLHITTNNTIYGTQWHSFPESLPTPLVADMSSDILSRPLNLSSFGLIYAGAQKNLGPSGVTVVIIHKDLLKRSKTGLPSMLNYQVQAASKSLYNTPPTLSIYFLKLVLEWAEALGGVKQLEMMNKEKAALLYDAIDRSDGFYKGHAEKPSRSLMNITFTLANEDLTSAFLQEAEESGFIGLAGHRSVGGCRASTYNAVPFENVEKLADFMNRFRNRN encoded by the coding sequence TTGAAACGTGCTCTCAATTTTAACGCTGGCCCGGCTGCATTGCCTGAGGCCGTGTTAGCGAAAGCGGAAAAAGAAATGATGAATTATCGGAGCAGCGGGATGGGAGTCATGGAATTGAGCCACCGCAGCAAGGAATTTGAAGACATCAATGAGCAGACAATGAATTTGATGCGCAGCCTTCTATCCATCCCGGATGATTATGAGATCCTCTTCTTACAGGGTGGTGCAAGCCTGCAGTTTACCATGGTACCGATGAATCTTCTTGAAGAAGGATCATCCGCGAGCTATGTCCTTACAGGCACATGGGCTGAGAAAGCACTGAAAGAAGCACAGAAAATTGGAAATGCCGTAATAGCCGCATCTTCCAAAGATGTCAACTATCGATCAATCCCCAGTACATCTAAATTCGATATACCAGATGACTCATCCTACCTTCACATCACGACGAACAATACCATCTATGGAACTCAGTGGCATTCCTTCCCTGAGAGCTTGCCTACTCCGCTTGTTGCTGACATGTCCAGCGACATTCTCAGCAGGCCACTAAATCTATCATCATTCGGGCTCATCTATGCAGGTGCGCAGAAAAATCTCGGTCCATCCGGAGTCACCGTCGTGATCATCCACAAAGATTTGCTCAAGCGCTCTAAAACAGGACTGCCTTCAATGCTTAACTATCAGGTTCAGGCTGCTTCAAAATCTCTTTATAACACACCTCCCACGTTATCGATATATTTCCTGAAGCTTGTGCTTGAATGGGCTGAAGCTCTCGGGGGGGTTAAACAACTCGAAATGATGAATAAGGAAAAAGCGGCATTGCTTTATGATGCGATAGACAGAAGTGATGGTTTCTATAAAGGGCATGCGGAAAAACCGAGCCGCTCATTGATGAATATCACCTTTACACTTGCTAATGAGGATTTGACTTCTGCCTTCCTCCAAGAGGCGGAGGAATCTGGTTTTATCGGACTTGCGGGCCACAGATCTGTTGGCGGCTGCAGAGCCTCGACCTATAATGCTGTTCCCTTTGAAAACGTTGAGAAACTTGCCGATTTCATGAATCGTTTCAGAAACAGAAATTGA
- a CDS encoding sensor histidine kinase, which yields MTSIRLWFIQTFLMMAFITSLILFIGLQIFIFLVPDSGLSTSMTFWFWLYSFVTIAAVGFYFSLRGSYVIKGRLGDILLFIATLRRGKFTERIMTDEKDEIGLISEELNQLSEYLQEQVYSLQRLAEEKTELSKTVKSVATMEERQRLARDLHDVVSQQLFALSMMSSASLRWFDQEPEKARKQLEQISEIAGKAQGEMRALLLHLRPVQLSGESLCEGIIKLIRELKQKTNLAFEASVDEIEHISQAAEEHIFRIVQEALSNILRHADATKVKLILSEEQQYIHLYIGDNGKGFDIHEERMASYGLKTMRERCEQIGGTYNIRSKADEGTYIEIRIPAMRREE from the coding sequence ATGACAAGTATCCGATTATGGTTTATCCAGACCTTCTTGATGATGGCTTTCATAACTTCTCTCATCCTCTTCATCGGCCTTCAAATCTTTATATTCCTAGTGCCCGACAGCGGCCTTTCTACTTCAATGACCTTCTGGTTTTGGCTGTATAGCTTTGTAACGATAGCAGCTGTTGGATTTTACTTCAGTTTACGAGGCAGCTATGTAATCAAAGGGCGACTGGGCGACATTTTGCTGTTCATTGCTACTTTGCGCAGAGGCAAATTCACCGAAAGAATCATGACGGACGAAAAAGACGAAATCGGGCTCATCTCAGAGGAACTCAACCAGTTATCTGAATACCTCCAGGAGCAGGTCTATTCACTGCAGCGGCTGGCGGAGGAAAAAACAGAGCTATCAAAGACGGTAAAGTCGGTCGCGACCATGGAGGAAAGGCAAAGGCTTGCCAGGGATCTGCATGACGTGGTCAGCCAGCAGCTATTCGCACTCAGTATGATGTCATCCGCTTCCCTAAGGTGGTTTGACCAGGAGCCAGAAAAAGCCCGAAAGCAGCTGGAGCAAATTTCTGAAATAGCAGGCAAAGCACAGGGAGAGATGCGGGCTCTTCTTCTTCACTTGAGACCTGTCCAACTGAGTGGGGAGAGTTTGTGTGAAGGGATTATTAAACTGATCCGGGAACTTAAGCAAAAAACGAACCTGGCATTCGAAGCAAGCGTCGATGAGATCGAGCATATTTCGCAAGCGGCTGAGGAGCATATTTTTCGGATCGTCCAGGAAGCACTGTCCAATATCCTCCGCCATGCCGATGCGACAAAGGTAAAACTGATACTTTCAGAGGAACAGCAATATATCCATCTATATATAGGAGACAACGGCAAAGGGTTTGACATCCACGAAGAAAGGATGGCATCCTACGGCCTTAAGACGATGAGGGAACGGTGCGAGCAAATTGGCGGTACATATAATATCCGTTCAAAAGCGGATGAAGGGACATATATTGAAATACGGATACCTGCAATGAGGAGGGAAGAATAA